DNA from Papio anubis isolate 15944 chromosome 1, Panubis1.0, whole genome shotgun sequence:
ttacagttttactttgaaacaaagatCACAACAGTCCTatcccaaaacaaacccccttcctGTCTGGGGACCAGACTTtctaggactaacaaattagccacaggattagaaattatgatttaggagtcatgcagctagaggccacAAGATTCTAAGCCTCCCCAATTGCTCctagggataacatcactattacaAAACCTAGGATTGGTGCTCAAGGTATTTTCAGACCCCGCACTGGATGGATCAGCTGCTCCCACCCAGATTGATGGTCTCGTGGCTTCCACTccggaactgactcagcacaagaggacagctttGACTCCCCATTTCCCGGGGGACCAGTCAGCACTCCCCACTACCTGCCCCCATCCCCATGAGattatccttaaaaaccccaGTCTCCGaattttcagggagactgatttgagcaATAATAAAACTGCGGTCTCCTGTACAACCAGCtgtgtgaattaaactctttctctgttaCAATTCctttgtcttgataaatcagctctatcTGGGCAGTAGGCAAAATGAACCCGACGGGCAGTTACTAAGGGTGAAGTGTGGGAGTAGGGTTACAGATTAAAGGATAGTTTAGGAAGGCATCCCAGAGGAGGTGAGGCCAAAGCAGAATCTTAAAGGGCAAGAATTATCCAGGCAAAGAAGGTAAGGATAGAGAAGAGTATCCTCCCaaagaggaggctgaggtgggcggatcactggagtccagaagttcaagaccagcctggggaacatggtgaaaccccatctctacagaaaatacaaaaaaattagccgggcctggtgttGCGTGCTtgtagttccatctacttgggaggcagaggtgggaggatcacctaaacccagggaggtcaaggctacagtgagctgtaattgcgccactggactacagcctgggtgacagagtaagaccctatctcaaaaaaagagtatTCCAGATAGACATATAGTACAAGCTCAGACAAGTATCAGATAGCTTGGGTTGGTGTTGCTAAATGCAAGGTAGAAATGTCAGGAGGTGAGGCTGGAAGGGTAGAAGTGGGCATGGAGGGCCTTGTATGGCACTCCATGGAGGCTGGGCTTTTTCCTATGGGCTATGAAGCCACagtgtgggtggggtgggagtcattctcagattttctttgagatggatcATCAGGTGACACTGTGGAGACTGTCACAGTGTCAATCTCCAAAGAGGCACAACTAAAAATAGGGAGAAcagttgtgatttaaaaaataatgtacgCCTGAAACAAGACAGTAGTACTGAGGAAGGGTAAGTAGTGGGAATACCTCTAAAGAAATTACTTGGAGGTCAAATTCGCAGTGCAGTGTGGGTTACTGGACAGGGAAGATGAGGGAGGAATCCAGAATAGTGTCCAAACTTTTGGCTTGGACAATGATGTCACTTAGATAGAAAAAATGGAGGAGTAATAGGTTGGCagtggtggggagggtgggaagaTTTCCAGTTCTGTATGGTGAAGTGGTCCTTAAAGTCCCTATGGGACTCCTGAATTTAGATGTTCAGCAGGTACTCGGATCAGCTTATGGCAAAGGCCAGGGTCAGAGATACAGACTTGAGGAGAGAGCAGCATGGGGGTGACAGTGAGTTCACAAGGGCTGTGGGAgtgctctgggagtggctgctgtTCCCAAGCTGGCATTTGGCCCTGTTgacattcttttctcttcccaccTTCCTTGGTGTTTTTCTTACCTCTGGATCATTCCTTCTCCAAATGCTTTACaggttcttcttcctcttcccataGAATGTGTTATTCCTGTGTGATTTCACCACCTGGGACCCCTACTGTGCCTCCATCAAACCTTTATCTCCAGCTCAGAATTCTTATATAAGATTGAGACATATATCTCCAACTGCTTTCTAAGAGAAAAGAGATAGTCAGTAGTGTGGACTGATTATCCAGGGACCACACAAAGGGTTTGTACCTCACTGTCCTATTGTATTCAGGACTGGCACTGTGAATTGATCCTGGCTGTGACTGTCTcttgttttctctgaaaatacCAAATGTGGAAATCAGGCATCAGATTTTAGACTTGTTAATAAGCATTAttaacacacacacccccactacAATCCTTCTGTAACTTTCTCAAGGATATTAACTTCCCCTTTATGCTTAGTGTATTGTTATCTTTTCATCAGGAAccaaaattaacccaaaatggaaataaaaatttaaatcttattgatacagaagaaaaattactgTTCCgttcataaaaaaggaaaaatagtttaCATAGATCCACCTTGTTTCAAAGCAAAATCACAACTCTTGTTTTGTGAAAAAGGGGTGCTTTTTACACTAGAACTCCTTGTTCTGGGATCACTTAATCACTATTTCAATGATGAAGGAACTCTGAACTCCTAAGCAAACCATGCCATgacatactttatatatatatatgcacaaaagtTGGATAAAACACAAAACCAGCATTTTGAcaaattcactttaaaatgttttccacatCAACTACTCAAAAGAAGTTACAGCAATACGATCATCCACTGCTCAGGAAGAGAGAGTGAACTTGGATATGATgaagaacattaaaaacaaacacacagagcaCCTGGGTCTGGCCTTGTGGGCTAGAGAAATGCTTCCTGAATTTGTCCGAGGTGATGTGTTGAGCATCAGCTATGCCACAGTTCACCAGCAGCGACGCTCTAGTTCTTTAGTATATTCCTGTTGTGAacatatttctttgaatttaatcATCTGGGATAATTGCTGCAGTGTGAGTCTTTAGCATTTGAAAATCCCACAGAAGAGATTAAGAAGGTTCCTCGTCCCAGAAGACACTCATATAAAGCATGCTTCTATAGGGTTAACTGCTCAGAAATTGTAAGGTGCATGGTCATCACCAGGTGAGCAGCTCTACAGGGGCCCATGGCCCATACTCATCTTTGTGTGCCCAGGGGAGCCAGCCTGCGTATGAGCAGTAGAGAAATGGCATAACAATGCAGGAGGGCTCAGGACAACttggcatttttgttgttgttgttaaacttAGGCTTATCAAGAGTCATAAAGACTCATCTCAATTTGTATATACACCTTCAGACCCATACAGATAGATGCATAAGAACATGATCATTTCTGTTCTTCACAAAGTACTCAGAATTCTGACAAGAAACATTACAAGTTTATATAAATGCCCACTTGCATAGCAGCTTACAAATTCAAACGTTGTCAGAGGCttggtgcagtgggtcatgcctataatttcagcactttgggaggccaaggcgggcagatcgcttgaggtcaggagttggagaccagcttggccaacatgacaaaactccgtctctactaaaaatacaaaaattagccaggtgtggtgacggttgcctgtaatcccagctactcaggaggctgaggcaggagaatcacttgaacccgggaggcggaggttgcagtgagctgagatcacgtcactgcactccatccagcctgggtgacaacaagactctgtctcaaaaaaaaaaaaaagttatcagagAATAGTAGATACTGTTTTAGCCATCCATTTTCGCTGAGAGTACTTCTGACACCCATAGGAAATTATAAAGGTTTTCTCCTCAAGTTGTAAATTCCTTTTATCCATTTATGACATTTTctctattatatattaaattctatCCATCCTCACATTGATTTACTACTGTTACCAAAATACACTCAAACTGtttctatacacacatatataggtgtatatgtatgtgtatgtgtatatatatttatttggttgAATCTTATGAAACTGCTAAGTTTTTACCATTTTTGAcctatgaaaatagtttttttcataGGGTTGAACCTAATGAAATCTGAATTTTAGCTGGCTACCTATATCTTACATATTACTATGCAGTACTTTCCGCTTTACTTCATCAGGAAGAATGAAAATGCTTACCCCATTCACCAGTTCTTATGCAGCCTTGCAAAACTGTACCTGAAAACTGCTGGTGAATTTCATGAAAATACTTAGAGGTATagtaattttcacatatttagcATTTAACTGAAAAAAAGGTCCAAACTGAGCATATTATCTTTGTAACTACATCACCCACTACTTAACTGGAACAGCCTACCTTATAAAGATGGCTTTTGCAGACTTAAGGCCAGGTCTAGAATCAATAGGccaaacaataaaatatcaaaacatcaaacAACTGGGAATTCTGCTACCTCTATGTCCTCCATAACATTCAATATTTAGAGTGCCTGAGACACTGCGCTAAGCACCAGTAAAAGAAAAACGCCCCGGAAACTTCAAGAAACTTACCATCtttcaagaaatataaaaatataaataataagagAATATTCTAAGAGTTTTAAGTTTCAAACTAGGAcagagtaaaatgtaaaaaaacagcACTTCAGAAGTTTTAAACTGACTTCAAACGTTAAGGAAAAAGGCAAATACAAATGTGCTTTGAGTCTAAATCCAAGTCAATATGATAATCAAATGTGCTCTACTCCACGGTTCTGGCCCCAAAAAGTCTTATCACCCCATAAACAGTGATTAGAGATCCTCCAGGTCAGTTAAGTCCACGGCCACTTTCAAGAACAGAGTGTCATCTTTAATGTAGGCGTTCTTGGCATTCTCCAAAACAGAATGAGCCACAAAGCGGGGACAGCCAGAGGCAATGTTCATCTCCCCATCAGGTCTTTTAAAGCTGCTGCTATTGGGGTCAGGCTTGAAGGTCTCCATAATGTTCTTTTTGCCACTCTGGTCCAGAAGCATCAGTGTCACCCTCTGCCTGAATGGCCACTGCAACAGTGAGTCAAACTCTCCTCGCATGACCACAAAGTATAGGGACAGGTGTGTCCCCTTCCCAGACCCATCCCCATTCAGGTATGCTCTAGCACAGAGCCGGTAGCCACAGCGGCCGGTGTAGAAGGACTGGCTGAAGATGGACACTGTGTGCCCATCCACTGCCTCCCTCTTCTTCATCTTGTAATCTGTCACCTTCCAAATGAGCTTTCCATTATAGCAAGTACCCTCCAGCAGTTTAAATCgctcttcatttttattcagcTGTGCTTTATGAATATTAATATGGGTATCATGTTTGTTAGTTTCCTCTTCTAAAACAgctgcaaataagaaaaaaaaagattccataggcctaaaagttatctttaaaattttcccaAAGTGGAATTTTGTTACCTGAAAGAGAATCAACAAAATCCTGACATCCTAAAGATGAGCCGAATTCATTTGTTGTAATAATATTAACTCAGGGAATATCATGTTTTGGCACACTGCCTCCAAGGAAACCTGGATGTGTATCTTAAACTCACTGAAGTGTAGAGAAGACACACTGAGCATTCAACTAGCGTGAGTCAGCATGCTGAGCCCCACACTTTTCTGACTAGAATGCTTTTAAATAGCCAAACCTTTTAATATTTTCCCATACCTAAAACAATGATCCCACCACATCTCTCCCTGAGGTTTCTCATTATTTTCCACTCTTCTTGAAAGTCATCAATCCCTGTTCTTGGAATTTGCTGACCTGTTTCCAGTCTTGGAATCTCCTAGCCCAGTCCCCCAACCCCACTTGTGGCCCTCCCTCATTTTTGCCTGAGTGGCCAGAATCTCATGATGCTTTCACAAATAGCAGATTTAGCCATTGTTTATCCTGGACAGATTTGACTCTCTATTTGGCCAGGTGTTTGGTTGTTTCATGAACACATGCAGACAAATGAGTcaccaaaagagaaataaaatatcagacaTACCTAATCTTTGATCATTGTTTTCTAGCAGGGTAATTTTCTGTTTCACTGTATCAACTGCTTCCATCAAAGGCCTCAGgtcaaatttattttgttgttggttAACCATTTGTAATAATTGATGCACTTGAGCTTCTAGCCAAGCTGACTTGTCAATGTGACTGGCAAAAACCTTTCATTACAAAATGGATaatcatgtttaaaaaattagttaatattttagcAATTCAttgagattaaattttttttcaattcaaaCATATCACATTTAAtcaattaacagaatgaaaaatacaagcccagaaaataaaattcagtgagGATCACAGAGAGATGAGCCACCTAattatcttcctcctcctcctctcctacCACAGCTCCTGTTCCAAATGTTTGAACttttctttatctaatttttatCCTCCCTCTGTTTCCCTCTGCTTGGTTCTCCAACccatctttatatatttattttcatgttgtcTCCCCTCTTGCCCTacactttttcctctttttagaaGCCAATCTCCTGATTCACTCCTGCTTTGCTAGAAGGTGGAGAATTAGACGGAATAGGCGCACCTGTTCTGGCCTGAGCTCTATGGGTGGTACAGAAGGCCCTGAGTAAGGCCTAAACTTTTGACTGCTCTCTCAGGTGGAAGAGACTAAATAAAATTACTCCTCCCTTTCCCTGTGTGTGTATAAGATATGGCTACTCAAAGTacccattttgtttttcactttcagaatTTGATAAATTACATGAGGaattcaatactttattataaaataggctttgtgttagatgactgcccaactgtaggctaatttAAGTGtgctgagcacatttaaggtatgTTAGGCTAGGTTATGATGTTTAATAGGTTAGGTGTATCAAAcacatttttgacttacaatattttcaacttcatGGGTTTATCAAGACATAACTACATTGTAAGTCGAGGAGCatctgtacatatatatgtatatacacatatgcatatatacattatacatatttcacatacatatacattgtatgtatatgaggggggtgtatatgtgtgtgtgtgtgtgtgtgtgtttaatgtaTAATGTGCTGGCTAAGTATGGAAATTATAGGGCCTAGATTTTCTGGGATAAcctaaatttcaaatatattgccTACACCACATGTCTTGAAATCTTTTTcactataaattttataatcacgATAAAGACATTATTCATCAGAATTCATTTATGGTTATTTAACGTTCATAATTTACAAAGTACTATTTCTGCTATATTTTAGTGATGTTTAAAGCATTTTCTTCCCAAGGGAATTAATAGTTTCACTTGTTGACTACAAAATGCAGAACTACAGATGCTCTCAGTGAATCTGCAATCAAGTGATTAATACTGGCCCAACATTAATTAAAACCCTAATTGCTATAAATTATATAGAAGTATTGTATCAAAGTTACTGATATTGCAAAACGTACTGGGGTTGTGTAAAAGAAGATCTTTAGTCTTAGGAAATACATACTGAAGTATTAACATGTAGAGGTAAAGGGCCATAAAATATGCAGCGTACTCGCAAATGGTTTAGAAAGAGTACgtgcacgcacatgcacacacgcgcacacacacacatacacacacacacacacacgatgagGGAGGAGCAGTGGAGGGGAGCATGAATGATGAAGCAAACGGGACACAATGTTGACCATGAGTGAATCTGGGTGGAGGTTATACAAGTGTTCTTTGCACCATCTTATTCTTACagcttttctgtatattttaaattatttctatttaaaaagttaaaagaaaaaccctcACTGCAATTGAAAGCCAAATCTTGGCTTTCAACAGAAAGGTCATTTCTTACCTGGATGTTTGGGAGGAAGCTTCCATTTTTGCCAAACAACTGTGCAAACTGCTTGAACTCCTTTTCAAGTTTCTTTATAGTTTCTGCTAGCTGCtggattttactttctttctgttCTAGGCTCTTGTGTAAATCAGAAATCTAATAACAGGGATgtgaggaaaaataaagtcattgaaTATAACTGCATGCATATAAGTTAAAATCATACTTGCAGGTAAGAAAGTGTTTCTAggaaaaaatgtacatatttatttctagGAAAATATTTACAGGTAGATTCCTATATAATTATAGGAAGATATTTACAGGTGGTTCCAAAAAGCCACATCTACAGAATTTCTCATCAGCCTTTTCTATACCTAACCTACTATGATGGTTCATCTAATGACAGACATCACTTGACTGAATTTACTGAACTGgttctcttcattcattcaacacggACTTATTAAGCAACCACAAaagccaggcacctgtaatcccaggtacctgggaggctgatcggggaggatcacttgagcccaggagattgagtccagcctgggcaacatagtgacaccttgtctcttaaaacaaaataaaactaccacGAAAGAGTACTGATCACCATACCACATTAAATGTTACATGTGCGGTATCAATAGTAATAATGGCAAAAACTTGCTGACTATCATACCCTAATATTCATTAGCTCTTGTATGCCTCAAAGAACCCTATGAGTTGCACGAATATTAgactcatttttcagatgaggaaacagaggtagAGAGTTTAAGTAACCCGTCCAGCATACAAACCAGCAAGGGATAGGCAAAATGTGTAGGTAGCATATTGACAGATTTTATAATCTACTTGAAGGAAACAATTAGATACCTAAAGCTGATCCTAGACCGCTCTTCTCTTATTCCCATATCCATTCAATCTGCAACAGtggccaattttaatttttaacacgacaatagaaacaaaaagactTACATCCATTTCTCATTTCAGCACTAGTTTCAGTCTTCATTATTTCTCCCTTGGGCTGCAACAGCAGCTTTCTAACTGGTCCTGCTCTACCCATTCTACCCGCAACACACACCAGAACATAAGCTCCGTGAGAGCCGGGACTGGCATGAACCTCACAGTCCACTATGACCCCAGCAACTGGACTGTTGCCTGGCACcagtaggtgcttgataaatatttgttaaatgaatgaacaacatGAATGCTCTCCCTGGCTTTAGTCTTATTCTCCTTCCATTTGTATTCCTTACTGTGACCAGAATAATATTAAGATAAAAATCTGGTCTTGAGCCTTCCCTGCATAAACGTCTCTAGTGGCTTGCTTTTACAGGTGACACTGGGCCCTACGTGACCTGCCCCTGGCTACACTTTCAGCCTCAAGCCCATTCACATTCCACATGCATCCTGCCCAGCAAGACCACACAACTCCTATTTCCCGTCAGGCCCTGCTGTCTCATACACCTCTCTCTTCATCTAAAAACTACCACTTTTTAAGCCTCCACTCACGGGTACATCCTCTTGGAAATATTTCCTTACTTGCACCACCCACCAAGACCACCTCTCAAGTTCCATGATACCCTGTCCATATTCTAGTGTATAAATCATCATTGTCACGCTTATaacttgctttttgttgttgttgttttggtcttCCTCTCCACTAAATTGTTTCTTGAGACTAcatctcatttatttgtttatccttagagcctaggacagtgcctggcacagagagggcatttgatacatattttatgaatgaatgCACAAATGGCTGAGACAATCACTTGATCTCTGGCCCTAGAATCCTTTACTTAGAACCCTAGAGCTGACTTCCACCTACCTGCCTGGCCAAAAGCAAACTCCTTGTCTCTCTCTGCACCCTCACCTCTAACCTGCTCCAGTTTTGTAGTGCCCATCTCGCTTAGTATCATTACCATGTCCCCTCCCTACTCAGCTTAATGCATGTCATTTACAACCTCAGAAGGTCTCCTGATACTCTCTCTTTTTCCAGCTGACATGGCCTTAGTTGAGCCTtcaacatcaccaccaccacctccagtaTCCTGCTTCCACCTACTATTGAAGTACTTATTATGTGTTAGGCATTGTGCTACTAGCTTAACTATATTATCCCTTTTTACCATCACCACAACCCcaattacaaatgaggaaatggggGATGACAGAAATGAAGTAGTTTGTCCAAACTCATATGGCTAGTGTGCAGCCTGGCTGCAAACCTAGGcattctggctccagagccttCACTCTTATCAATTGCCATGCTCTTACCAACTgtcttgctttaaaaaacaaaagcaaacaaaccgctttgggcggctgaggcaggcagatagcttgagctcatgagaccagcctgggcaacatggcaaaaccctgtctctacaaaaaaacaaaaattagccgagtgtggtggtacacacctatagtcccagctactcaagaggctaaggtggaggatttcttgagtctgggaggcagagattacagagAGTCCAGatcacaccagtgtactccagcctgggtgacagggccagaccctatctcaacaaacaaataaacaaacaattagCTGACCAAGTATTTTCCAATTAAGAAACCTCCATTAGCTCCCTATTACTGGAAAAAAACAATTGGTTCAAACTTCTGGTCCTTAAAACCTTTCTGAAACAAggcagagaatgaatgaatgaaaaaataattgaatgtgCAGTGTCCAAAACTTCTTAGGCTACACAGAAGGCCACTGCAATCTGGATGCAACACACTAGTCTGCAGCCTCTCTCTATCTCATACTCAGAAGTCCATTCATCCTAAAACCCCATTTCCTTGATTCATCAGCATTTCTTATGCCTCCCTGCTTCAGTGCAAGCTCTCCCTTTTGGATGTCCTTCTTCCACAACATTTTAACTGATGAATCCTTCCTCCTTCAAGAGGCAGCTTGGATGTCTTACTTTGAAAGTCTTCTCCAACTCCCCCAGAATAAATTGCTGCAGCCTCTGTACCCCAGACTGAGTTACAGCATGTCCTACAAGGCATGACAACTAACCTGTTTACATTTATGTTAGTTCTTCAAGGATAGAGGCTATGTCTTCCTTGGCTCAGTGTCCCTAGCAGCAAACATTGTACCTGACATATGGTAGGTGTTTCTTGAATGAAAGGATGGATGAATGAGGCAACTGATACAGAAAAAACTTGGGAACGGTTACTAGGCAGCATGCCTTCTACCAAAGTTACTGTTTAATCAGTCTTCCTAATTTTCTCCAGGATCTGACCCTGGAACTCACCCACCTACTTTAATAGAAAATCAGACATCAAAAAATCATCTGCAGTAGCAAACATCAGCTCCTTTTCTGAAAATGGTTTTCTTCCCTACCTGGGCTTGAAAAGTCTGATTttccgctgggcgcggtggctcacgcctgtaatcccatcactttgggaggccaaggcgggcagatcacaaggtcaggagatcgagaccatcctggctaacatgtgaaaccccgtctctactaaaaaatacaaaaaactagccaggcgtggtggcgggcgcctgtagtcccagctactcgggaggctgaggcaggagaatggcgtgaacccgggaggcggagcttgcagtgagccaagatcgtgccactgcactccagcctcggtgagagagcaagactcgtctcaaagaaaaaaaaaagaaaagtctgataGGAGATGTTCtaacaaaataattaactttCCTAAAAATTGCTCAATAGAATCAGCATTTATTGAGGTTAATATGAGTGCCACAGGCACTATGGcaggtatttgcatataatttcacTTGATAATCACAACTCGGTGAAATAAGTGTGGATGTATGCATTTATCAGGTTGCAAAGCTTCTCAAAGGCAGGAGTTTAGACTTAccacaaaatttataaaaccCATAGTGCTTAGAATAGTCAACTGTTGTTTCACAGTAATATTAATGTAACTGAAACATCAAATTGCTAAGTGCCAGGTATTAACCAAAAGGTGTGTAGATAGGCTATTGAGAGGCAGTTATGGTATACCATGGGGAGTACTGGACTTAGAATCAGAGGACATGAGTTTTGAGATTGAATTCTGCTGCTTAATgattaaaacacataaaaatttatCAGAGTTCAGTTATTTCATCTGTTGAATGAGGGGGACAGACCCAAGGATCCTAACAGCACCTTCCAATTTTAATGTTCTATAATCCTGTGAGCCTGTTTGGCCACTTAACAGAAAAACATCTACCTTCAATTGACTCATACTGAAATAGAGGAGAATAGAAAAATACCAGCATAGAGCAGGCAAATCCTAGCAATTCTGTTGCCTCACTTTTTATTTGAACCTTTGAAGATTTACCTGTTCTTCTAATTGGACGTTCTTTTCTAAAACCAAACGCATGTGCTCCCGTAAGGCTGAATGCTCATGTTCCTGCAGGTTCCTCCGTTTATCCTTcaatatgaagagaaaaataagtcaggTTGCTGAGaagcttcaaaaatgaaagaggtgGTAGGATATTCTGCTAAAATAGAACCTTAACAACTTTGCTTACTTTAGTAGTTTAAACATGCACCAGTCTCTAGTGGGTTGCAGGAAAAACGACTCCAGTGGGTCCCTTTTCCAgctttaggattctttttttttttttttttttttttttttttgagacagcctgctctgctctgtcgcccagactggagtgtagtggtgtgttcttggctcactgcagcctctgcctcttgggttcaagagattcttgtgccccagcctcccgagtagctgggattacaggtgtgtgccaccacacccagctaatttttgtatttttagtagagacagagtttcactatgttggccagggtggtctcgaactcctggcctcaagtgatctgcctgccttggtctcacaaagtactgggattacaggtgtgagccaccatacctggccccagCTTTAGGATTCTACAATATCCATGAGACAGAGAATCAGGCCAATATCAAAATTCGCAGTGTGATTTTCTTCCTTGCCCTGGCTGATTTTCTTCCTTGCCCTGGGAGTATATGACTGTGGGTTAAGCGTAGTTATTATCATCTCTCAACTATTCCCATATAAAACCTATCTCCTTCGTGGGTTATCTTCaaatcagttttgtttgttttttgacactctgtcgcccaggctggagtgcggtggcacgatcttggctcactgcaacctccacctgggttcaagcgattctcctgccttagcctcctgagtagctgggattacaggcacatgccaccatgcctggctaatttttgtatttttagtagagacggggtttcaccatattgcccaagctggtcttgaactcctgacctcgtgatctgcctgcctcggcctcccaaagtgctgggattacaggcatgagccactgcgcctggcctcttcaaATCAGTTTTAAGTCAACACTAGTTCTTCCTCCTGTCGAGCACATTTCCATGCTGCCTCCAATCATGGACTGGCTGCCATGGGCAGAAGGAATGCCACCTGATTTTAATTTCAGCCCATACATATATGTTGCCCTCAAAACCACAGAATACATTTGCAAGAAGAAATGGTTGCTTTTTCCctaatcattaaaatattttttttgcagACTGCCTGCC
Protein-coding regions in this window:
- the TRAF5 gene encoding TNF receptor-associated factor 5 isoform X5 — translated: MAYSEEHRGMPCGFIRQNSGNSISLDFEPNIEYQFVERLEERYKCAFCRSVLHNPHQTGCGHRFCQHCILSLRELNTVPICPVDKEVIKSQEVFKDNCCKREVLNLYVYCSNAPGCNAKVILGRYQQVPLACCYLLQDHLQQCLFQAVQCSNENCREPVLRKDLKEHLSAYCQFREEKCLYCKKDVVVINLQNHEENLCPEYPVFCPNNCAKIILKTEVDEHLAVCPEAEQDCPFKHYGCAVTISDLHKSLEQKESKIQQLAETIKKLEKEFKQFAQLFGKNGSFLPNIQVFASHIDKSAWLEAQVHQLLQMVNQQQNKFDLRPLMEAVDTVKQKITLLENNDQRLAVLEEETNKHDTHINIHKAQLNKNEERFKLLEGTCYNGKLIWKVTDYKMKKREAVDGHTVSIFSQSFYTGRCGYRLCARAYLNGDGSGKGTHLSLYFVVMRGEFDSLLQWPFRQRVTLMLLDQSGKKNIMETFKPDPNSSSFKRPDGEMNIASGCPRFVAHSVLENAKNAYIKDDTLFLKVAVDLTDLEDL